A genomic segment from Oncorhynchus clarkii lewisi isolate Uvic-CL-2024 chromosome 12, UVic_Ocla_1.0, whole genome shotgun sequence encodes:
- the LOC139421230 gene encoding probable G-protein coupled receptor 146 isoform X1 → MTQLCQASAPVQPSLRALAMWSCIAYNETDSSSEHRLCQDFGLVLSVFSLFYLMVCFPIGLCYNALLVVVNLSNKMSMTMPDVYFVNMAIAGLVLNLVAPVELLGPSFTRWPVWEYNNEIYITLLILFNISSLVIMYSTTLLSLDYYIERALPRTYMSSVYNTKHVCGFIWGGAVLTSFSSLLFYVCNHVSTKIIECSKMQNKEAADAIMMFIGYVVPAVAVLYAFVLILRIRKESTPLDQDSSRLDPSIHRLLLASVCMQFVLWTPYYMTLLVHTIAGAPGSYGSNNKQRLTIYFFLRCLSELLAFSSSFAMPLMYRQMNKNFSHKLQRLLKRLNCRDTPCPHEHSSVQQVAT, encoded by the exons atgACCCAACtctg ccAAGCCAGTGCACCAGTGCAGCCCTCTCTCAGAGCCCTAGCTATGTGGAGCTGTATAGCTTACAATGAGACGGACTCCAGCTCTGAACACCGGCTCTGCCAGGACTTTGGCCTCGTCCTTTCCGTCTTCTCCTTGTTCTACCTCATGGTGTgcttccccatagggctctgctaCAACGCCCTGCTGGTGGTGGTCAACCTCTCCAACAAAATGTCCATGACCATGCCAGACGTCTACTTCGTCAACATGGCCATCGCTGGCCTGGTCCTCAACCTGGTGGCCCCCGTGGAGCTGCTAGGCCCTAGCTTCACACGATGGCCTGTGTGGGAGTACAACAATGAGATCTACATCACCCTGCTCATCCTCTTCAATATCTCCTCCCTGGTCATCATGTACTCCACCACGCTGCTCAGCCTGGACTACTACATCGAGCGAGCGCTGCCGCGCACCTACATGTCCAGCGTGTACAACACCAAGCACGTGTGCGGCTTCATCTGGGGCGGCGCCGTGCTCACCAGCTTCTCCTCGCTGCTCTTCTACGTGTGCAACCACGTCTCCACCAAGATCATTGAGTGCTCCAAGATGCAGAACAAGGAGGCTGCGGACGCCATCATGATGTTCATCGGCTACGTGGTTCCGGCCGTGGCCGTGCTGTATGCTTTCGTGCTCATCCTGCGCATTAGGAAGGAGTCCACCCCGCTGGACCAGGACTCATCCCGGCTGGACCCTTCTATCCACCGGCTGCTGCTGGCCTCTGTCTGCATGCAGTTTGTCCTATGGACCCCGTACTACATGACTCTACTGGTACACACTATAGCCGGGGCGCCGGGGAGCTACGGCAGCAACAACAAACAGCGGCTCACAATTTACTTCTTCCTGAGGTGTCTGTCGGAGCTGCTGGCCTTCTCCAGTAGCTTCGCCATGCCTCTCATGTACAGGCAGATGAACAAGAACTTCTCCCACAAGCTGCAGCGGCTGCTAAAGAGGCTAAACTGCAGGGACACACCCTGCCCTCACGAACACTCCTCAGTGCAGCAGGTGGCGACGTGA
- the LOC139421230 gene encoding probable G-protein coupled receptor 146 isoform X2, with protein MWSCIAYNETDSSSEHRLCQDFGLVLSVFSLFYLMVCFPIGLCYNALLVVVNLSNKMSMTMPDVYFVNMAIAGLVLNLVAPVELLGPSFTRWPVWEYNNEIYITLLILFNISSLVIMYSTTLLSLDYYIERALPRTYMSSVYNTKHVCGFIWGGAVLTSFSSLLFYVCNHVSTKIIECSKMQNKEAADAIMMFIGYVVPAVAVLYAFVLILRIRKESTPLDQDSSRLDPSIHRLLLASVCMQFVLWTPYYMTLLVHTIAGAPGSYGSNNKQRLTIYFFLRCLSELLAFSSSFAMPLMYRQMNKNFSHKLQRLLKRLNCRDTPCPHEHSSVQQVAT; from the coding sequence ATGTGGAGCTGTATAGCTTACAATGAGACGGACTCCAGCTCTGAACACCGGCTCTGCCAGGACTTTGGCCTCGTCCTTTCCGTCTTCTCCTTGTTCTACCTCATGGTGTgcttccccatagggctctgctaCAACGCCCTGCTGGTGGTGGTCAACCTCTCCAACAAAATGTCCATGACCATGCCAGACGTCTACTTCGTCAACATGGCCATCGCTGGCCTGGTCCTCAACCTGGTGGCCCCCGTGGAGCTGCTAGGCCCTAGCTTCACACGATGGCCTGTGTGGGAGTACAACAATGAGATCTACATCACCCTGCTCATCCTCTTCAATATCTCCTCCCTGGTCATCATGTACTCCACCACGCTGCTCAGCCTGGACTACTACATCGAGCGAGCGCTGCCGCGCACCTACATGTCCAGCGTGTACAACACCAAGCACGTGTGCGGCTTCATCTGGGGCGGCGCCGTGCTCACCAGCTTCTCCTCGCTGCTCTTCTACGTGTGCAACCACGTCTCCACCAAGATCATTGAGTGCTCCAAGATGCAGAACAAGGAGGCTGCGGACGCCATCATGATGTTCATCGGCTACGTGGTTCCGGCCGTGGCCGTGCTGTATGCTTTCGTGCTCATCCTGCGCATTAGGAAGGAGTCCACCCCGCTGGACCAGGACTCATCCCGGCTGGACCCTTCTATCCACCGGCTGCTGCTGGCCTCTGTCTGCATGCAGTTTGTCCTATGGACCCCGTACTACATGACTCTACTGGTACACACTATAGCCGGGGCGCCGGGGAGCTACGGCAGCAACAACAAACAGCGGCTCACAATTTACTTCTTCCTGAGGTGTCTGTCGGAGCTGCTGGCCTTCTCCAGTAGCTTCGCCATGCCTCTCATGTACAGGCAGATGAACAAGAACTTCTCCCACAAGCTGCAGCGGCTGCTAAAGAGGCTAAACTGCAGGGACACACCCTGCCCTCACGAACACTCCTCAGTGCAGCAGGTGGCGACGTGA